In Nocardioides marinus, one DNA window encodes the following:
- the resB gene encoding cytochrome c biogenesis protein ResB, producing MRTAVVLLILLAVAAVPGSLLPQRGVASDPAAVALFYRDNPDLAPWLDRLYLFDVYAAPWFAAVYLLLLVSMTGCVLPRCARLWREVTAQPPAAPRRLEREDAHAPLTVEEASASLTAAAAHLRSRRFRVVETDGEVRAEKGHVRELGNLAFHLSLLVLLVGVAGGRLFGYEGRVAVVEGSTFTNIASSYDALTRAPLADPADLEPLEFTLRSFDAQFETSGPRLGEPRSFTAVLDWVTSDGAGTTEVRPNQPFDANGTKFFLTGHGYAPQITVRDGRGDVAASGPVIFLPQDQAFTSDGVVKVPDARPTPVALEGLFLPTAARGADGIDVSAYPGLVNPALLLTAYSGDLGLDDGGAQSVYTLDLDGLVEVTGDDGDRWRATLAPGETVRLPDGLGTVTFDGVTRFANFQVARDPGKEISLVAALLLLMGLSVSLGVPRRRVWVRRVDDATVEVGWRHLGRRRCADSDSAALTAALEHDPDNHPESTT from the coding sequence ATGCGCACCGCCGTCGTCCTGCTGATCCTCCTGGCGGTCGCGGCGGTGCCGGGTTCGCTGCTCCCGCAGCGTGGCGTGGCGAGCGACCCCGCGGCTGTCGCGCTGTTCTACCGCGACAACCCCGACCTCGCTCCGTGGTTGGACCGGCTGTACCTCTTCGACGTGTACGCGGCCCCGTGGTTCGCCGCCGTGTACCTGCTGCTGCTGGTCTCCATGACCGGGTGCGTCCTTCCTCGATGTGCCCGCCTGTGGCGCGAGGTCACGGCGCAGCCGCCCGCGGCCCCCCGCAGGCTGGAGCGCGAGGACGCTCACGCTCCCCTCACGGTCGAGGAGGCCTCGGCCTCTCTGACGGCTGCCGCCGCGCACCTGCGGTCTCGGCGCTTCCGGGTGGTGGAGACCGACGGCGAGGTCCGCGCCGAGAAGGGCCACGTCCGGGAGCTCGGGAACCTAGCCTTCCACCTGTCGCTCCTGGTCCTCCTCGTCGGGGTGGCCGGCGGTCGATTGTTCGGCTACGAAGGGCGCGTGGCTGTCGTCGAGGGCTCGACGTTCACCAACATCGCGTCCTCCTACGACGCCCTGACCCGCGCCCCCCTGGCCGATCCCGCGGACCTGGAACCTCTCGAGTTCACCCTGCGCAGCTTCGATGCACAGTTCGAGACCAGCGGACCACGGCTGGGAGAGCCCCGTTCGTTCACGGCGGTCCTGGACTGGGTGACGTCCGACGGCGCGGGAACCACCGAGGTGCGACCGAACCAGCCCTTCGACGCCAACGGGACCAAGTTCTTCCTCACCGGTCACGGGTACGCCCCGCAGATCACGGTCCGCGACGGCCGCGGTGACGTGGCCGCATCCGGTCCTGTCATCTTCCTTCCGCAGGATCAGGCGTTCACCTCCGACGGGGTCGTGAAGGTGCCCGACGCTCGACCGACCCCCGTGGCACTGGAGGGTCTCTTCCTGCCGACCGCGGCCCGAGGGGCGGACGGGATCGACGTGTCGGCATACCCCGGCCTGGTGAATCCGGCGCTCCTGCTCACCGCCTACTCCGGTGACCTCGGACTGGATGACGGCGGGGCTCAGTCGGTCTACACGCTCGACCTGGACGGGCTGGTCGAGGTCACGGGGGACGACGGGGACCGATGGCGGGCCACGCTCGCCCCTGGCGAGACCGTCCGACTGCCCGACGGCCTGGGGACGGTCACCTTCGACGGCGTGACCCGCTTCGCCAACTTCCAGGTGGCCCGAGACCCGGGCAAGGAGATCTCGCTCGTGGCGGCGCTGCTCCTGCTCATGGGCCTGAGCGTCTCGCTCGGCGTGCCGCGGCGGCGCGTCTGGGTCCGCCGCGTCGACGACGCCACGGTCGAGGTCGGGTGGCGCCACCTCGGGCGTCGTCGCTGCGCCGACAGCGACTCGGCGGCCCTGACTGCCGCGCTCGAGCACGATCCCGACAACCACCCGGAGAGCACGACGTGA